The following coding sequences lie in one Candidatus Kinetoplastibacterium sorsogonicusi genomic window:
- the acpP gene encoding acyl carrier protein, with protein sequence MESIEQRINNIVAEQLGINKNEIKKEFSFVEDLGADSLDMVELVMGLEDAFEIEISDEDAEKITTVQQAVDYIKSKK encoded by the coding sequence ATGGAAAGTATTGAGCAGCGAATTAATAATATTGTTGCTGAACAGCTAGGTATTAATAAAAATGAAATTAAGAAAGAATTTTCTTTTGTAGAAGATCTAGGAGCTGATTCGTTAGATATGGTTGAATTAGTTATGGGATTAGAAGATGCATTTGAAATAGAGATATCTGATGAAGATGCAGAAAAAATTACTACTGTACAACAAGCAGTTGATTATATAAAATCTAAAAAATAA
- the rpmF gene encoding 50S ribosomal protein L32 encodes MAVQQNKKSPSKRGMHRSHDNLKIQALSIDSKTGELHLRHHISPNGLYKGRKIIEKKF; translated from the coding sequence ATGGCTGTACAACAAAACAAAAAATCACCATCTAAAAGAGGTATGCATCGTTCTCATGATAATTTGAAAATTCAAGCATTATCTATAGATTCTAAAACTGGAGAATTACATTTGCGTCATCATATTAGTCCAAACGGATTATATAAAGGACGTAAAATTATAGAAAAAAAATTTTAA
- a CDS encoding Maf family protein, with translation MNKSQYKLILASSSQYRFNLLKKLNLNFEVILPNVDESAFYHPSPKKLSLILSIAKAHSVQKKLSNEQIIIGSDQVGVCDGKIIGKSYDFDKAVSQLKFLSNKILRFYTSVTVIRGKLQKSGTVMTKCKIKKLTTEEIEKYLKIDNPYDVAGSIKTESLGIVLIDKIESNDPTAVLGLPMIKLIKILSNFNIRAI, from the coding sequence ATGAACAAATCTCAATATAAATTAATTTTAGCTTCTAGTTCCCAATATAGATTTAATTTGTTAAAAAAATTAAATCTTAACTTTGAAGTAATATTACCAAATGTAGATGAATCTGCTTTTTACCACCCATCACCTAAAAAATTATCATTAATATTATCTATTGCTAAAGCTCATTCTGTTCAAAAAAAATTATCAAATGAACAAATTATAATTGGTTCTGACCAAGTTGGAGTTTGTGATGGTAAAATCATAGGTAAATCATATGATTTTGATAAAGCTGTATCACAATTAAAATTTTTATCAAACAAAATATTAAGATTTTACACATCTGTTACTGTCATACGTGGTAAATTGCAAAAATCTGGAACAGTTATGACAAAATGTAAAATAAAAAAATTAACTACTGAAGAAATAGAAAAATACCTAAAAATAGATAATCCTTATGATGTAGCAGGAAGCATAAAAACTGAAAGTTTAGGTATAGTTCTGATTGATAAAATAGAAAGTAATGATCCTACTGCAGTATTAGGCCTTCCAATGATTAAATTAATAAAAATATTAAGTAATTTCAACATTAGGGCTATTTAA
- a CDS encoding SAM-dependent methyltransferase produces the protein MKSIIHLIPMSISHLPPEYWMPKKTRNLISTIEHFIVEKPKTARALLKSIGIMKNIHDINIYNINDFIEYQKIKQFLNNLKFHNIGLISEAGCPAIADPGSLIISVAHSMNFIIKPHVGPSSIILGLMSSGMNGQNFCFRGYPPIKSDIRIKTLLNWEKESKLNNQTQIFIETPYRNESIFKTMIDILKEDTKLCIARYILSENEYIKTKSIKEWKNDYEQIVLNKMPVIFLFMSN, from the coding sequence ATGAAAAGCATTATTCATTTAATTCCAATGAGTATTAGTCATTTACCACCTGAATATTGGATGCCAAAAAAAACTAGAAATTTAATATCAACAATAGAACATTTTATTGTTGAAAAACCTAAAACTGCTAGAGCATTACTTAAATCAATTGGTATAATGAAAAATATACATGATATAAATATATACAATATAAATGACTTTATTGAATATCAAAAAATTAAACAATTTCTAAACAATTTAAAATTTCATAATATTGGGTTAATTTCAGAAGCAGGATGTCCAGCTATAGCTGACCCAGGATCTTTAATCATATCAGTAGCACATTCTATGAATTTTATAATCAAGCCACATGTAGGTCCTTCTTCTATAATACTTGGACTAATGTCTAGTGGTATGAATGGTCAAAATTTTTGTTTTAGAGGATACCCTCCTATAAAATCAGATATTAGAATTAAAACTTTATTAAATTGGGAAAAAGAGTCTAAATTGAATAATCAAACTCAAATTTTTATAGAAACACCATACAGAAACGAATCCATATTTAAAACAATGATTGATATCTTAAAAGAAGATACTAAACTGTGTATAGCCCGCTATATACTTTCAGAAAATGAATATATAAAAACTAAATCTATAAAAGAATGGAAAAATGATTATGAGCAAATAGTTTTAAATAAAATGCCTGTAATTTTTTTATTTATGTCTAATTAG
- a CDS encoding RluA family pseudouridine synthase: protein MKNVQSDSNVSYKIVDIEYQNQRIDNFLFNKLKNIPKARIYKAIRSGEVRVNKSRISNTYKIQTNDIIRIPPIKSTINLSKINNYVVLENKNLPNTIYEDEYLLVINKPSGLAVHGGSGIKIGLIEQLRSFYCQYKFLELCHRIDRDTSGIVMIAKKRSFLLKIHELFRENYIKKYYVAIVNGNWVNKRQHIKLKLSKWLTKTGERRVKVDHEGKFSHTIVNLRKSYKDYSILDIELCTGRTHQIRVHLSHLGFPIIGDDKYNKYESDKISKRLYLHANKICFTHPISEKKIELIAPLPEEYSKFIK from the coding sequence ATGAAAAATGTTCAATCTGATAGTAATGTTTCTTATAAAATAGTTGATATAGAATATCAAAATCAAAGAATAGATAATTTTTTATTTAATAAATTAAAAAATATACCTAAAGCAAGAATATATAAAGCTATAAGATCAGGTGAAGTTAGGGTAAATAAATCTAGAATTTCTAATACTTATAAAATTCAAACAAATGATATTATAAGAATTCCTCCAATCAAAAGTACAATTAATCTATCTAAAATAAATAATTATGTTGTTTTAGAAAATAAGAATTTACCTAATACTATTTATGAAGATGAATATTTATTAGTGATAAATAAACCTTCTGGATTAGCAGTACATGGAGGTAGTGGTATAAAAATAGGACTTATAGAACAATTACGATCGTTTTATTGTCAATATAAATTTTTAGAATTATGTCATCGCATAGATAGAGATACTTCTGGAATAGTTATGATTGCCAAGAAGCGTAGTTTTCTTTTAAAAATACATGAGTTATTTAGAGAAAATTATATTAAAAAATATTATGTTGCTATTGTAAATGGTAATTGGGTAAATAAAAGACAACATATTAAATTGAAATTATCAAAATGGCTTACCAAAACAGGAGAAAGAAGAGTAAAAGTAGATCATGAAGGAAAATTTTCTCATACAATAGTGAATTTAAGAAAGTCTTATAAAGACTATAGCATACTTGATATTGAACTATGTACAGGACGTACTCATCAAATCAGAGTACATTTGTCTCATTTAGGTTTTCCAATTATAGGAGATGATAAATATAATAAATATGAATCAGATAAAATTAGCAAAAGATTATATTTGCATGCAAATAAAATTTGTTTTACTCATCCAATTTCTGAAAAAAAAATAGAATTAATAGCACCTCTTCCAGAAGAATATAGTAAATTTATCAAATAA
- a CDS encoding Rne/Rng family ribonuclease: MKRMLFNATNHEEIRVAIVDGQKLIDLDIESFGREQRKGNIYKGIITRIEPGLEACFVNYGETRHGFLPFKEITKIYFQKNLDIKNPKIQEVLIEGQDIIVQVEKEERGNKGAALTTFISLAGRYLVLMPNNPRGGGISRRLEGAERQEIKDLIEKLNIPQGMSIIARTAGIGRNLEELEWDLSYLIQLWNAIEKAALDNKSPVLIYLESSLVIRAIRDYFSPDINEILVDKVEIAEQAKSFMSLVMPDSANKIHIYSDDIPLFSRFQIEHQIETAYSDSVQLPSGGSIVIDKTEALVAIDVNSAKSTRGSDIEETALRTNLEATEEVARQLRLRDLGGLIVIDFIDMEENKNQRAVEHKLKDSLSLDRARVQMGKISKFGLIELSRQRLKPSLIEGSHIKCPRCNGIGIIRDAESSSLQVLRLVQEEAMKDGTAIVHVYIPLDVAAYLLNEKRADISAIENKLSVNLLFIPSKQLETPHYKIERIKHDDPYLDNIKTSSELINSANNLLKDNKKNDIKYQQEALVKSINHLKQAPINKSKSIFIQKIKNVFSFITRKKSVNCNNTGISNINKNNSDINHIENIKHSASNISEHDKKSYKNYINNSNILVKNNNETKSNKYKYIRNNLASKQSASLNKDKDEKFENFIDDKIENIIPKNNINNYEENSKLNKSNIIETDKKIKKHKNKINKNKVDIEKNLNKKNYFNNKKKSVNNESESNLILNNNDINTVKESIENFNQDSLKSIENEIVNTKKDEKINKNLKMIETKITSDNENLIEKQTIILGRPRKQKNKNINQSDKFIQIETLNK; the protein is encoded by the coding sequence ATGAAAAGAATGCTATTTAATGCAACTAATCATGAAGAGATTAGAGTTGCTATTGTAGATGGTCAAAAATTAATAGATTTAGATATAGAAAGCTTTGGTCGTGAACAACGTAAAGGTAATATATACAAAGGTATTATTACTAGAATAGAACCTGGATTGGAAGCTTGTTTTGTAAATTATGGAGAAACACGACATGGTTTCTTACCGTTTAAAGAAATTACTAAAATTTATTTTCAAAAAAATTTAGACATTAAAAATCCGAAAATTCAAGAAGTTCTTATAGAAGGGCAAGATATTATTGTACAAGTCGAAAAAGAGGAAAGAGGTAATAAAGGTGCAGCATTAACAACTTTTATTTCTTTAGCTGGAAGATATTTAGTATTGATGCCAAATAATCCTAGAGGTGGTGGAATTTCTCGTAGATTAGAAGGAGCAGAACGACAAGAAATAAAGGATTTAATAGAAAAACTAAATATACCTCAAGGAATGAGTATAATAGCAAGAACTGCTGGAATTGGAAGAAATCTTGAAGAATTAGAATGGGACCTATCATATTTAATACAGTTATGGAATGCCATAGAAAAAGCTGCTTTAGATAATAAATCACCTGTATTAATATATTTAGAATCTAGTTTAGTTATAAGAGCTATTAGAGATTATTTTTCTCCAGATATAAATGAAATATTAGTAGATAAAGTAGAAATTGCTGAGCAAGCTAAGTCATTTATGAGTTTAGTAATGCCTGATAGTGCGAATAAAATACATATATATAGTGATGATATTCCGCTCTTTTCTAGATTTCAAATTGAACATCAAATAGAAACAGCTTACTCTGATTCTGTACAACTACCATCAGGTGGATCTATAGTAATAGATAAAACAGAAGCACTAGTAGCTATAGATGTAAATTCAGCTAAATCTACTCGTGGATCTGATATAGAAGAAACTGCATTACGTACAAATTTAGAAGCTACTGAAGAAGTAGCAAGACAATTACGATTAAGGGATTTAGGTGGATTAATTGTTATTGATTTTATCGATATGGAAGAAAATAAAAATCAAAGAGCAGTAGAACATAAATTAAAAGATTCTTTAAGCCTTGATCGTGCTAGAGTGCAAATGGGTAAAATTTCTAAATTTGGTTTAATAGAACTTTCTAGACAAAGATTGAAACCATCATTAATTGAAGGATCTCATATTAAATGTCCTAGATGTAATGGAATAGGTATTATTAGAGATGCTGAATCTAGTTCTTTGCAAGTATTAAGGCTAGTACAAGAAGAAGCAATGAAAGATGGTACTGCAATAGTACATGTTTATATACCTTTAGATGTAGCTGCATATTTATTAAATGAAAAACGTGCTGATATATCTGCAATAGAAAACAAATTATCTGTTAATTTATTATTCATTCCAAGTAAACAGCTAGAAACACCACATTATAAAATTGAAAGAATCAAACATGATGATCCATATTTGGATAACATCAAAACTAGTTCTGAATTAATAAATTCAGCTAATAACCTTTTAAAAGATAACAAAAAAAATGATATTAAATATCAACAAGAAGCTTTAGTTAAAAGTATTAATCATTTGAAACAAGCACCTATCAATAAAAGTAAAAGTATATTTATACAGAAAATAAAAAATGTTTTTTCATTTATTACACGCAAAAAATCTGTTAATTGTAATAATACAGGTATTAGTAATATAAATAAAAATAATTCTGATATTAATCATATAGAAAATATTAAACATTCAGCATCAAATATTTCTGAGCATGATAAAAAATCATATAAAAATTATATTAATAATTCAAATATATTAGTGAAAAATAATAATGAAACGAAAAGTAATAAATATAAATATATTCGTAATAATTTAGCATCTAAACAATCTGCAAGTTTAAATAAAGATAAAGATGAAAAATTTGAAAATTTTATAGATGATAAGATAGAAAATATTATACCAAAAAATAATATTAATAATTATGAAGAAAATAGTAAATTAAATAAATCTAATATTATAGAAACAGATAAAAAAATAAAAAAACATAAAAATAAAATTAATAAAAATAAAGTAGATATTGAAAAAAATCTTAATAAAAAAAATTATTTTAATAATAAAAAGAAATCTGTTAATAACGAATCTGAATCTAATTTAATATTAAATAACAATGATATTAATACTGTAAAAGAAAGTATTGAAAATTTTAATCAAGATAGCTTAAAATCTATTGAAAATGAAATAGTTAATACTAAAAAAGACGAAAAAATTAATAAAAATTTAAAAATGATAGAAACAAAAATAACAAGTGATAATGAAAATCTTATTGAAAAACAAACAATTATATTAGGAAGACCTAGAAAACAAAAAAATAAAAATATAAATCAATCTGATAAATTTATTCAAATTGAAACTTTAAATAAATAA
- a CDS encoding acetyl-CoA carboxylase carboxyltransferase subunit beta — MSWLNKIFPINISNRKVSEDLWIKCISCASILYKEDLKLNLYVCPKCSFHMKISVIDRINSILEKNNRLEIANHISSIDILKFTNTNRYTDTNRYTDLLKESIIKTGNTEALIVMSGLISNIPIVLACFDFNFIYGSIGSAVGERFRLGVEYAISNFMPFICIISSSGARIEEGVISLMQMVKIAAILTKLSEAKLPYISILSNPTIGEVTANFAFLGDIIIAEPKALIEFKRSKTVSQISKEKISNEFQNSEFFLQKGIIDMIIDRRDIKSKLISLLSLLLKYN; from the coding sequence ATGAGTTGGTTAAATAAAATTTTTCCAATAAATATTAGCAATAGAAAAGTATCAGAAGATTTATGGATAAAATGTATATCATGTGCATCTATCTTATATAAAGAGGATCTAAAATTAAATCTATATGTATGTCCTAAATGCTCATTTCATATGAAAATAAGCGTTATAGATAGAATTAATTCAATTTTAGAAAAAAATAACAGGTTAGAAATAGCTAATCATATATCTTCTATAGATATTTTAAAATTTACTAATACGAATAGATATACAGATACTAATAGATATACAGATCTTTTAAAAGAATCAATTATAAAAACAGGTAATACAGAAGCTTTAATAGTAATGAGTGGTTTAATATCAAATATACCTATCGTACTAGCATGTTTTGATTTTAATTTTATATATGGTTCTATAGGATCTGCTGTAGGCGAAAGATTTAGATTAGGTGTAGAGTATGCTATATCCAATTTTATGCCATTTATATGCATAATTTCATCTAGTGGTGCTCGTATTGAAGAAGGTGTAATTTCATTAATGCAAATGGTGAAAATTGCCGCAATTTTAACAAAACTTTCTGAAGCTAAATTACCTTATATTAGTATATTATCTAATCCAACTATTGGTGAAGTTACAGCCAATTTTGCTTTTTTAGGAGACATAATTATAGCAGAGCCAAAAGCATTAATAGAATTTAAAAGAAGTAAAACAGTATCACAAATTTCAAAAGAAAAAATATCTAATGAATTTCAAAATTCTGAATTTTTTTTACAAAAAGGAATTATAGATATGATAATAGATAGAAGAGATATCAAATCAAAATTAATTAGTTTATTATCTCTTCTATTAAAATATAACTGA
- the trpA gene encoding tryptophan synthase subunit alpha, translating into MYNKPDRIKSTFSKIHNKSAALIPYIVAGDPTSSITVDLMHAMVSSGADIIELGIPFSDPMADGKTIQHAMERAIHNNVHLPQVLEYVRLFREKDYNTPIVLMGYANSIERLGQIEFINQASYVGVDGVLIVDYSLEEIKPFASALKEKNIDPIFLLSPTSDEKRIKLISDIAKGYVYYVSLKGVTGAGNININEIYNKLNLIRKYVNIPVGVGFGIKDIETACNISKIADAIVIGSKIIEEMQNSISTTMSLDIKNKMSIDAVKNFIKTIKLAMHAQINSKSSTL; encoded by the coding sequence ATGTATAACAAACCTGATCGTATAAAATCAACATTTTCAAAAATTCATAATAAATCAGCAGCATTAATTCCATATATAGTGGCTGGTGATCCAACTAGTAGCATTACTGTAGATTTAATGCATGCTATGGTATCATCTGGTGCTGATATTATAGAATTAGGGATTCCTTTTTCTGATCCTATGGCTGATGGTAAAACAATTCAGCATGCTATGGAAAGAGCTATTCATAATAATGTACATTTACCACAAGTATTAGAATATGTAAGACTTTTCAGAGAAAAAGATTATAATACTCCAATTGTTTTAATGGGATATGCCAATTCTATTGAACGTTTAGGACAAATAGAGTTTATTAATCAAGCATCTTATGTTGGTGTAGATGGTGTATTAATTGTTGATTATTCACTAGAAGAAATAAAGCCTTTTGCAAGTGCACTTAAAGAGAAAAATATTGATCCAATATTTTTATTATCACCTACTTCTGACGAAAAACGTATTAAATTAATTTCTGATATTGCTAAAGGTTATGTATATTATGTTTCTCTAAAAGGTGTAACTGGAGCTGGAAACATTAATATAAATGAAATATATAATAAATTAAATCTCATACGTAAATATGTAAATATACCAGTAGGTGTTGGTTTTGGTATCAAAGATATAGAAACTGCTTGCAATATTAGTAAAATTGCAGATGCAATAGTTATTGGTAGTAAAATAATAGAAGAAATGCAAAACTCTATATCTACAACAATGTCACTAGATATAAAAAACAAAATGTCTATAGATGCAGTAAAAAATTTTATTAAAACTATTAAACTAGCAATGCATGCTCAAATTAACTCAAAAAGTAGTACTTTATGA
- the trpB gene encoding tryptophan synthase subunit beta, translating to MSYNYPDENGHFGPYGGVFVPETLIYALNELRTMYDICKLDSKFQEEFQYELKHFVGRPSPLYHADRWSKILNGAQIWFKREDLNHTGAHKVNNCIGQILLAKKMGKKRIIAETGAGQHGVATATVAARYGMECCVYMGSEDIRRQETNVYRMKLLGAKVIPVESGSKTLKDALNEAMRDWVTNIENTFYIIGTVAGPDPYPRMVRDFQSVIGYECLEQMPKIINRHPDYIVASVGGGSNAIGIFYPYIKYKNVKLIGVEAAGSGIDTGKHAASLEGGSIGVLHGNRTYLMQDQYGQIIETHSISAGLDYPGVGPEHAWLKDIGRARYESIKDDEAIKAFHDCCKIEGIIPALESSHAIAYSVKIAPNLPKDNIILVNLSGRGDKDMHTVADYDGIKL from the coding sequence ATATCTTATAATTATCCTGATGAAAATGGGCATTTTGGTCCATATGGTGGTGTTTTTGTACCTGAAACATTAATTTATGCATTAAATGAATTGCGTACAATGTATGATATTTGTAAATTAGATTCTAAATTTCAAGAAGAATTTCAATATGAATTGAAACATTTTGTTGGACGTCCAAGTCCTTTATATCATGCTGATAGATGGTCTAAAATTTTAAATGGAGCACAAATTTGGTTCAAAAGAGAGGATTTAAACCATACAGGAGCACATAAAGTTAATAATTGTATAGGACAAATATTATTAGCAAAAAAAATGGGAAAAAAAAGAATTATTGCAGAGACTGGTGCTGGTCAACATGGAGTTGCTACAGCTACTGTAGCAGCTAGATATGGTATGGAATGTTGTGTTTATATGGGTAGTGAAGATATTCGTAGACAAGAAACTAATGTTTATAGAATGAAATTATTAGGAGCTAAAGTTATACCAGTTGAATCAGGTTCTAAAACATTAAAAGATGCATTAAACGAAGCTATGAGGGATTGGGTAACTAATATAGAAAATACTTTTTATATAATAGGTACAGTAGCAGGACCTGATCCATATCCAAGAATGGTACGTGATTTTCAATCTGTTATAGGTTATGAATGTTTAGAACAAATGCCTAAAATTATAAATCGTCATCCTGATTACATAGTTGCCTCAGTAGGTGGAGGTTCTAATGCTATTGGAATTTTTTATCCTTATATTAAATATAAAAATGTAAAATTAATAGGAGTAGAAGCAGCTGGAAGTGGAATAGATACAGGAAAACATGCAGCTTCTTTAGAAGGTGGTTCTATTGGAGTACTTCATGGTAATAGAACTTATTTAATGCAAGATCAATATGGCCAAATTATTGAAACTCATTCTATTTCAGCTGGTTTGGATTATCCTGGAGTAGGTCCTGAACATGCATGGTTGAAAGATATTGGTAGGGCAAGATATGAATCTATAAAAGATGATGAAGCCATTAAAGCATTTCATGATTGTTGTAAAATAGAAGGAATTATACCAGCACTAGAATCATCACATGCAATTGCATATTCAGTGAAGATTGCACCTAATCTTCCAAAAGATAATATCATATTAGTAAATCTTTCTGGTAGAGGGGACAAAGATATGCATACGGTAGCTGATTATGATGGCATTAAACTTTAA